In Passer domesticus isolate bPasDom1 chromosome 1, bPasDom1.hap1, whole genome shotgun sequence, one DNA window encodes the following:
- the LOC135305449 gene encoding myosin-7, whose protein sequence is MPDVEMAEFGEAAPYLRKSEKERLAAQTRPFDLKKDIFVPDEKEEYVKATIVSREGSKITAETEHGKTVTVKEDQIMQQNPPKFDKIEDMAMLTFLHEPAVLYNLKDRYASWMIYTYSGLFCVTVNPYKWLPVYNAEVVAAYRGKKRSEAPPHIFSISDNAYQNMLTDRENQSILITGESGAGKTVNTKRVIQYFAVIAAIGDRGKKEAGAPGKGTLEDQIIQANPALEAFGNAKTVRNDNSSRFGKFIRIHFGATGKLASADIETYLLEKSRVIFQLKAERNYHIYYQILSNKKPELLDMMLVTNNPYDYAFISQGETTVPSIDDGEELLATDSAFDVLGFTPEEKNSIYKLTGAIMHFGNMKFKQKQREEQAEPDGTEEADKSAYLMGLNSADLLKGLCHPRVKVGNEYVTKGQNVQQVIYAVGALAKAVYEKMFNWMVTRINNSLETKQPRQYFIGVLDIAGFEIFDFNSFEQLCINFTNEKLQQFFNHHMFVLEQEEYKKEGIEWEFIDFGMDLQACIDLIEKPMGIMSILEEECMFPKATDMTFKAKLFDNHLGKSANFGKPRNIKGKQEAHFALVHYAGTVDYNIIGWLQKNKDPLNETVVGLYQKSALKLLANLFANYAGADAPVEKGKGAKKKGSSFQTVSALHRENLNKLMTNLRSTHPHFVRCIIPNETKSPGVMNNPLVMHQLRCNGVLEGIRICRKGFPNRILYGDFRQRYRILNPAAIPEGQFIDSRKGAEKLLGSLDIDHNQYKFGHTKVFFKAGLLGLLEEMRDERLARIMTRLQAQVRGFLSRQEFKKILERRDSLLVIQWNIRAFMGVKNWPWMKLYFKIKPLLKSAETEKEMQNMKEEFGRLKEALEKSEARRKELEEKMVSMLQEKNDLQLQVQAEQDNLADAEERCDQLIKNKIQLEAKVKEMTERMEDEEEMNAELTAKKRKLEDECSELKKDIDDLELSLAKVEKEKHATENKVKNLTEEMAGLDEIIVKLTKEKKALQESHQQALDDLQAEEDKVNTLTKAKVKLEQQVDDLESSLEQEKKIRMDLERAKRKLEGDLKLAQENIMDLENDKQQLDERLKKKDFELNALNARIEDEQAVAAQLQKKLKELQARIEELEEELEAERTGRAKVEKLRSDLSRELEEISERLEEAGGATSVQIELNKKREAEFQKMRRDLEEATLQHEATAAALRKKHADSVAELSEQIDNLQRVKQKLEKEKSELKLELDDVGSNMEQLIKAKANLEKMCRTMEDQMNEHRTKSEEAQRMVNDLTTQRAKLQTENGELSRQLEEKEAFINQMTRGKLTYTQQLEDLKRQLEEEVKAKNALAHALQSARHDCDLLREQYEEETEAKAELQRSLSKANSEVAQWRTKYETDAIQRTEELEEAKKKLAQRLQEAEEAVEAVNAKCSSLEKTKHRLQNEIEDLMADLERSNAAAAALDKKQRNFDKILSEWKQKFEESQVELEASQKEARSLSTELFKLKNAYEESLDHLETLKRENKNLQEEISDLTEQLGGSHKTIHELEKVRKQLDAEKLELQAALEEAEASLEHEEGKILRAQLEFNQVKADYERKLAEKDEEMEQAKRNHLRVVDSLQTSLDAETRSRNEALRLKKKMEGDLNEMEIQLSHANRIAAEAQKQVKTLQGYLKDTQLQLDDMVRVNEDLKENIAIVERRNNLLQSELEELRAVVEQTERARKLAEQELIEASERVQLLHSQNTSLINQKKKMEADISQLQTEVEEAIQECRNAEEKAKKAITDAAMMAEELKKEQDTSAHLERMKKNMEQTIKDLQMRLDEAEQLALKGGKKQLQKLEARVRELENELEAEQKRHAESVKGLRKSERRVKELSYQTEEDRKNLVRLQDLVDKLQMKVKAYKRQAEEAEEQANSNLAKFRKAQHELDEAEERADIAESQVNKLRAKSRDIGAKKGLNEE, encoded by the exons ATGCCTGATGTGGAGATGGCTGAATTTGGGGAGGCCGCCCCCTATCTCCGCAAGTCGGAGAAGGAACGGTTGGCTGCCCAGACTCGCCCCTTCGACCTGAAGAAGGACATCTTCGTCCCTGATGAAAAGGAGGAATATGTCAAGGCCACCATTGTCAGCCGTGAGGGCTCCAAGATCACTGCTGAGACTGAACATGGCAAG ACAGTGACGGTCAAGGAGGACCAGATCATGCAGCAGAACCCCCCCAAGTTCGACAAGATTGAGGACATGGCCATGCTGACTTTCCTCCATGAGCCCGCCGTCCTCTACAACCTCAAGGACCGCTACGCATCTTGGATGATCTAT ACTTACTCAGGGCTCTTCTGTGTGACTGTCAACCCTTACAAGTGGTTGCCTGTCTACAATGCTGAGGTGGTGGCTGCCTACCGGGGAAAGAAGCGGAGTGAAGCTCCACCCCACATCTTCTCCATCTCTGACAATGCCTACCAGAACATGCTGACAG ATCGGGAGAACCAATCCATCCTCATCAC CGGAGAATCCGGAGCGGGGAAGACTGTGAACACCAAGAGGGTCATCCAGTACTTTGCCGTCATTGCTGCCATCGGTGACCGAGGCAAGAAGGAGGCAGGGGCTCCGGGCAAG GGCACCCTGGAGGACCAGATCATCCAGGCCAACCCTGCCTTGGAAGCCTTCGGCAATGCCAAAACTGTCCGGAATGACAACTCATCCCGATTT GGAAAGTTTATCCGGATCCATTTTGGGGCCACTGGGAAGCTGGCATCAGCTGACATTGAGACCT ACCTCCTGGAGAAGTCCCGTGTGATCTTCCAGCTGAAGGCTGAAAGAAACTACCACATTTACTACCAGATCCTCTCCAATAAgaagccagagctgctgg aCATGATGCTGGTGACCAACAACCCCTACGACTATGCCTTCATCTCCCAAGGAGAGACCACAGTTCCATCCATTGATGATGGAGAGGAGCTCCTGGCCACAGAT AGTGCCTTTGATGTCCTGGGATTCACTCCAGAGGAGAAGAACTCCATCTATAAACTGACAGGAGCCATCATGCACTTTGGCAACATGAAGTTCAAGCAGAAACAACGGGAAGAGCAGGCAGAACCAGACGGCACAGAAG AGGCAGACAAGTCAGCTTACCTAATGGGGCTGAACTCAGCTGATCTTCTCAAGGGTTTGTGCCACCCTCGGGTCAAGGTGGGCAATGAGTATGTCACCAAGGGGCAGAATGTCCAGCAG GTGATTTATGCTGTTGGAGCCTTGGCCAAAGCCGTGTATGAGAAGATGTTCAACTGGATGGTGACCAGGATCAACAATTCACTGGAGACCAAGCAGCCACGGCAGTACTTCATTGGTGTGCTGGACATTGCTGGCTTTGAAATCTTTGAT tTCAACAGCTTCGAGCAGCTCTGCATCAACTTCACCAACGAGAAGTTGCAGCAGTTTTTCAACCACCACATGTtcgtgctggagcaggaggaataCAAGAAAGAGGGCATTGAGTGGGAGTTCATTGACTTTGGAATGGACCTCCAGGCCTGCATTGACCTCATTGAGAAG CCCATGGGGATCATGTCCATCCTGGAGGAAGAGTGCATGTTTCCCAAGGCCACAGACATGACCTTCAAGGCCAAGCTCTTTGATAATCACCTGGGCAAGTCGGCCAACTTTGGGAAGCCACGAAACATCAAGGGGAAACAAGAGGCCCACTTTGCCCTTGTCCACTATGCTGGCACGGTGGACTACAACATCATCGGGTGGCTGCAGAAGAACAAGGATCCCCTCAATGAAACAGTGGTGGGGCTCTACCAGAAATCTGCCTTGAAGCTCTTGGCCAACCTCTTTGCCAACTATGCTGGGGCAGATGCAC CCgtggagaaggggaaaggagcTAAGAAGAAAGGTTCCTCCTTCCAAACTGTCTCTGCCCTCCATCGG GAGAATCTCAACAAGCTGATGACCAACCTGCGGTCTACCCACCCTCATTTCGTTCGCTGCATCATCCCCAATGAGACCAAGTCTCCTG GTGTGATGAACAACCCCCTGGTAATGCACCAGCTTCGCTGCAATGGAGTGCTGGAGGGCATCCGCATCTGCCGCAAAGGATTCCCTAATCGCATCCTCTATGGGGACTTCCGACAGCG GTACCGCATCCTGaaccctgctgccatccctgagGGGCAGTTCATTGACAGCCGCAAGGGTGCTGAGAAGCTCCTGGGATCCCTTGATATTGACCACAACCAATACAAATTTGGACACACCAAg GTCTTCTTTaaggctgggctgctggggctgctggaagaGATGAGGGATGAGCGCCTAGCCCGGATCATGACCCGCTTGCAGGCCCAAGTCCGTGGTTTCCTGTCCCGTCAGGAGTTCAAGAAGATCCTAGAGCGCAG AGACTCATTGCTGGTGATCCAGTGGAACATCAGGGCCTTCATGGGGGTGAAGAACTGGCCTTGGATGAAGCTCTACTTCAAGATCAAGCCCTTGTTGAAGAGTGCTGAGACGGAGAAAGAGATGCAG AACATGAAAGAAGAGTTTGGGCGGCTGAAGGAGGCCTTAGAGAAGTCAGAAGCCCGGCGAAAGGAGCTAGAGGAAAAGATGGTCTCCATGCTGCAGGAGAAAAATGACCTTCAGCTCCAAGTGCAGGCT GAGCAAGACAACCTGGCTGATGCTGAGGAGCGCTGTGACCAGCTGATCAAGAACAAGATCCAGCTGGAAGCCAAGGTGAAAGAGATGACTGAGCGGatggaggatgaggaggagatGAATGCTGAGTTGACAGCAAAGAAAAGGAAGCTGGAGGATGAATGCTCAGAGCTGAAGAAAGACATTGATGACCTGGAGTTGTCATTGGCCAAAGTGGAAAAGGAGAAACATGCCACTGAGAACAAG gtCAAGAACCTCACAGAGGAGATGGCCGGGCTGGATGAGATCATTGTCAAGCTAACGAAGGAGAAGAAGGCCCTGCAAGAATCTCATCAGCAAGCGCTGGATGacctgcaggcagaggaagaCAAGGTCAACACCTTGACAAAAGCCAAAGTCAAGCTGGAACAGCAAGTGGATGAT CTGGAGAGTTCACTGGAGCAAGAGAAGAAGATCCGGATGGACCTGGAACGGGCCAAAAGGAAGCTGGAAGGTGACTTGAAGTTGGCTCAGGAGAATATCATGGACTTGGAGAATGACAAGCAGCAGTTGGATGAGAGGCTGAAAAA GAAAGACTTTGAGCTCAATGCCCTCAACGCCAGAATTGAGGATGAGCAAGCAGttgcagcacagctccagaAGAAGCTCAAAGAACTTCAG GCGCGGattgaggagctggaggaggagctggaagcaGAGCGGACAGGCAGAGCCAAAGTGGAGAAGTTGCGCTCAGACCTGTCACGGGAGCTGGAGGAGATCAGCGAGCGGCTGGAGGAGGCGGGTGGTGCCACATCAGTGCAGATCGAGCTCAACAAGAAGCGTGAGGCAGAGTTTCAGAAGATGCGGCGGGACCTGGAGGAGGCCACGCTGCAGCACGAGGCCACGGCTGCTGCACTGCGCAAGAAGCATGCTGACAGTGTGGCCGAGCTCAGTGAGCAGATCGACAACTTACAGCGTGTCAAGcagaagctggagaaggagaagagtGAGCTCAAGCTAGAGCTGGATGATGTTGGCTCCAACATGGAGCAACTCATAAAAGCCAAG GCCAACCTGGAGAAGATGTGCCGCACCATGGAAGATCAGATGAATGAGCACCGGACTAAGTCCGAAGAGGCTCAACGCATGGTCAATGACCTCACCACTCAACGAGCCAAGCTCCAGACAGAAAATG GTGAGCTCTCcaggcagctggaggagaaaGAAGCCTTCATCAACCAGATGACACGAGGGAAACTCACCTACACCCAACAGCTGGAGGACCTGAAGAGGCAGCTAGAGGAAGAAGTCAAG GCCAAGAATGCACTGGCCCATGCCCTCCAGTCAGCCCGGCATGACTGTgaccttctgagggagcagtATGAGGAGGAGACAGAGGCCAAGGCTGAGCTCCAGCGCTCACTCTCCAAGGCCAACTCTGAGGTGGCACAGTGGAGGACCAAGTATGAGACAGATGCCATCCAGCGCACTGAGGAACTGGAGGAAGCCAA GAAGAAGCTGGCCCAGCGgctgcaggaggctgaggaGGCAGTGGAGGCGGTCAATGCCAAGTGTTCCTCCCTGGAGAAGACCAAACACCGGCTGCAAAATGAGATTGAAGATCTCATGGCAGACCTGGAGCGGTcaaatgcagcagctgctgcgTTGGACAAGAAGCAGAGAAACTTTGACAAG ATCTTGTCTGAGTGGAAACAGAAGTTTGAAGAGTCCCAGGTGGAGCTGGAGGCATCACAGAAAGAGGCCAGGTCCCTCAGCACCGAGCTCTTCAAGCTGAAAAACGCTTATGAGGAGTCACTTGATCACTTAGAGACTTTAAAGAGGGAAAACAAGAATCTCCAAG AGGAGATCTCGGACCTGACGGAGCAGCTGGGTGGCAGCCACAAGACCATCCATGAATTGGAGAAGGTCCGGAAGCAGCTGGATGCTGAGAAACTGGAGCTCCAAGCTGCATTGGAAGAGGCTGAG GCCTCTCTGGAGCATGAGGAGGGAAAGATCCTGAGGGCCCAACTGGAGTTCAACCAGGTGAAGGCAGACTATGAGCGCAAGCTGgctgagaaggatgaggagatGGAGCAGGCCAAGCGCAACCACCTGCGGGTGGTGGACTCACTGCAGACCTCTCTGGACGCTGAGACCCGGAGCCGCAACGAGGCCCTGAGGCTGAAGAAGAAGATGGAGGGTGACCTCAATGAGATGGAGATTCAGCTCAGCCATGCCAACCGTATAGCTGCTGAAGCTCAGAAGCAAGTCAAGACACTGCAGGGCTACCTCAAG GACACCCAACTGCAGCTGGATGACATGGTACGGGTCAATGAGGACCTGAAGGAGAATATTGCCATCGTGGAAAGGAGAAACAACCTTCTCCAATccgagctggaggagctgcgggCAGTGGTGGAACAGACTGAGAGGGCTCGCAagctggctgagcaggagctgatTGAGGCCAGCGAGAGGGTCCAGCTTCTCCACTCACAG AATACCAGCCTCATCAACCAGAAGAAGAAGATGGAGGCCGACATCTCCCAGCTGCAGACAGAGGTGGAAGAGGCCATCCAGGAGTGCAGGAATGCTGAGGAAAAAGCCAAGAAAGCCATCACTGAT GCGGCCATGATGGCCGAGGAGCTGAAGAAGGAGCAGGACACCAGCGCCCATCTGGAGCGGATGAAGAAGAACATGGAGCAGACCATCAAGGACCTGCAGATGAGGTTGGATGAGGCTGAGCAGCTGGCCCTCAAAGGGGGCAAGAAGCAGTTGCAGAAGCTGGAGGCTCGTGTGCGGGAGCTGGAGAATGAGCTGGAGGCTGAGCAGAAGCGCCATGCCGAGAGTGTCAAGGGTCTCCGCAAGTCCGAGCGTCGTGTCAAGGAGCTGAGCTACCAG ACAGAAGAGGACCGCAAGAACCTGGTCCGGCTCCAGGACCTTGTGGACAAACTGCAAATGAAGGTCAAGGCCTACAAGCGACAGGCAGAGGAGGCG GAGGAACAGGCCAACTCCAACCTGGCCAAGTTCCGCAAGGCACAGCATGAGCTGGATGAGGCAGAGGAGCGTGCCGACATCGCCGAGTCCCAGGTCAACAAGCTGCGGGCCAAGAGCCGCGACATTGGAGCCAAG AAGGGACTCAATGAAGAGTGA